One genomic segment of Arthrobacter sp. zg-Y1110 includes these proteins:
- a CDS encoding DUF222 domain-containing protein: protein MFEYLPSVDHHRKGPLEARSAVFDAWVEYLAAEFEPNSLPTPEGSISEIASDSELIDQLRVLEELKGAAAAAQARIAAAFDASQRSKQEHAGLRKEELGRGVASQIALARRESANKGGRLLGLAKVLTSEMPHTMQALSLGKISEWRATLLVRETACLSLEDRKQVDEEVAGDAGLLESLGDRQIIARAKAAAYRLDPRAAVNRAAKAASERFVSCRPAPDTMTYLTGLLPVTQGVGVYAALSHEADRLRAAGDPRGRGQIMADTLVERVTGLGDAGSPKVEIQLVMTDRTLLAGDSEPVLVPGYGPVPAQWARDLVRRRNSRHPSSRNRSRRDRTKDQAMGGSDKHAEYWVRRLYTAPDTGELVAMDSRARLFPKSLARFIAARDTSCRMPWCGAPIRHLDHIRPHNRGGPTSASNGQALCEACNHAKEAPGWSAEPVRRSSPEPEADVGINEGLEKPVNAATAGHTVDTTTPTGHTYRSTAPPLPGTALPGTVASGTAPRPARPPENPAVPLAGPPARSPDSPVEACIADFVWAA from the coding sequence ATGTTCGAATATCTGCCGTCGGTTGATCATCATCGGAAGGGCCCGCTGGAGGCCCGATCCGCAGTGTTCGACGCCTGGGTGGAGTACCTGGCAGCTGAGTTCGAACCTAACTCCCTTCCGACGCCGGAGGGCTCAATTTCGGAAATCGCATCGGATTCGGAACTGATCGACCAGTTGCGGGTGCTTGAGGAACTGAAGGGTGCCGCTGCCGCAGCGCAGGCACGGATCGCAGCGGCCTTCGATGCCTCACAGCGGAGCAAGCAGGAACACGCCGGACTGCGGAAGGAAGAGTTGGGGCGTGGGGTAGCTTCACAGATCGCACTGGCCCGGCGGGAATCCGCCAACAAGGGCGGGCGGCTGCTCGGTTTGGCGAAAGTCCTGACCTCGGAGATGCCTCACACCATGCAGGCCCTGTCCCTCGGGAAGATCAGTGAATGGCGGGCCACACTCCTGGTGCGCGAGACAGCTTGCCTCTCCCTCGAGGACCGCAAACAAGTGGATGAAGAAGTGGCAGGTGATGCCGGCCTGCTGGAGTCCTTGGGTGACCGACAAATCATCGCCCGCGCCAAGGCTGCCGCATACCGATTGGACCCCCGGGCGGCAGTGAACCGCGCCGCGAAAGCAGCCTCTGAACGGTTTGTCTCCTGCCGTCCCGCGCCGGACACCATGACGTACCTCACCGGATTGCTGCCCGTGACGCAGGGAGTGGGCGTCTACGCAGCCCTTTCGCACGAGGCTGACCGGCTGCGCGCCGCCGGCGACCCAAGGGGGCGGGGCCAGATCATGGCGGATACCCTGGTGGAACGGGTCACCGGGTTGGGAGATGCAGGCTCGCCGAAGGTGGAGATCCAGCTGGTAATGACCGACCGGACCTTACTGGCAGGCGATTCCGAACCGGTCCTGGTACCCGGGTACGGCCCGGTTCCGGCGCAGTGGGCTAGAGATCTGGTTCGGCGCCGGAACAGCCGGCACCCGAGCAGCCGGAACCGGAGCAGGCGGGACCGGACTAAGGACCAAGCCATGGGTGGCTCCGACAAGCACGCGGAATACTGGGTCCGGAGGCTGTACACGGCTCCGGACACCGGGGAGCTGGTGGCAATGGATTCCCGCGCACGGCTGTTTCCCAAATCCCTCGCACGATTCATCGCGGCCCGGGACACTAGCTGCCGAATGCCCTGGTGCGGAGCACCAATCCGCCATCTGGACCATATCCGCCCTCACAACCGCGGCGGACCCACCAGCGCATCCAACGGGCAGGCACTATGCGAGGCATGTAACCATGCAAAGGAAGCACCGGGATGGAGTGCGGAACCAGTCCGAAGGAGCAGCCCGGAGCCCGAAGCAGACGTCGGCATCAACGAGGGCCTCGAAAAGCCGGTAAACGCAGCGACTGCAGGGCACACGGTGGACACAACGACGCCGACCGGCCACACGTATCGTTCCACCGCTCCGCCCCTGCCCGGGACTGCGTTGCCCGGAACGGTGGCGTCCGGAACAGCACCGCGGCCGGCACGCCCGCCAGAGAACCCGGCGGTTCCCCTGGCTGGTCCCCCGGCGCGTTCCCCGGACTCCCCAGTTGAAGCATGCATAGCGGATTTTGTCTGGGCAGCCTAA
- a CDS encoding MBL fold metallo-hydrolase: MKLGPHLHRIGNDIVAAYLVDTEDGITVIDTGLPGHWKDLLAELKSMGRTLDDIRGVVLTHGDSDHLGFAERLRRTQNVPVFIHSEDADRARGGKKPKPAMGPMRPGPVVRFFAYAVRKRGWRTTYLTRVSEVADGDVLPLPGEPRVIDLPGHSPGSIAVYVPVADAVFVGDALTTRDVLTGQTGIRPAPFTDDPALALKSLNRLAGIEATWVLPGHGAPWRGNPGEVQELARLAAAWTGHPGRR, translated from the coding sequence GTGAAGCTTGGACCGCACCTGCACCGCATCGGCAACGACATAGTGGCCGCTTATCTGGTGGACACGGAGGACGGGATTACGGTGATCGACACCGGGCTCCCCGGGCACTGGAAGGATCTGCTCGCCGAACTGAAGTCCATGGGCCGAACCCTGGACGACATACGCGGGGTGGTCCTGACACACGGGGACAGTGACCACCTCGGCTTTGCCGAAAGACTGCGCCGGACCCAGAACGTGCCCGTCTTCATCCACTCCGAAGATGCAGATCGTGCTCGCGGCGGCAAGAAGCCGAAGCCTGCAATGGGCCCCATGCGGCCGGGTCCCGTGGTTCGGTTCTTCGCCTACGCGGTGCGCAAGCGTGGCTGGCGCACCACGTACCTCACCCGGGTCTCCGAGGTGGCGGACGGTGACGTCCTCCCGCTGCCGGGTGAACCGCGCGTCATAGACCTTCCGGGACACTCCCCGGGCAGCATTGCCGTGTATGTGCCGGTCGCGGATGCGGTCTTTGTCGGGGATGCCCTCACGACGCGTGATGTGCTGACTGGGCAGACCGGCATTCGGCCCGCGCCGTTCACCGATGACCCTGCATTAGCCCTGAAGTCCCTGAATCGGCTGGCCGGCATCGAGGCCACATGGGTGCTCCCCGGACACGGGGCTCCCTGGCGCGGGAACCCGGGCGAGGTTCAGGAGCTGGCACGCCTGGCGGCAGCGTGGACAGGCCACCCTGGCAGACGCTGA
- a CDS encoding Hsp20/alpha crystallin family protein, whose product MAMKFDPFQELDRMAQALRGEGTLRGMPMDLYRQGDQYILAADLPGIDPGSIDIDVDGQLLTIRAQRTLQNTDGVKWLTRERESGSFLRQLNLGQGIDTEQISAQYENGVLSVIIPVVERAKPRKIAVQTSAEGSAINGETVEGNSAVEGNDRETVGA is encoded by the coding sequence ATGGCTATGAAGTTTGATCCGTTCCAGGAACTGGACCGCATGGCTCAGGCACTGCGTGGCGAGGGAACCCTGCGCGGCATGCCCATGGACCTCTACCGGCAAGGCGACCAGTACATCCTCGCAGCAGATCTCCCCGGAATCGACCCCGGATCCATCGACATTGACGTCGACGGCCAGCTGCTGACAATCCGGGCCCAGCGCACACTGCAGAACACGGACGGGGTCAAGTGGCTCACCCGCGAACGCGAAAGCGGTTCCTTCCTGCGCCAGCTGAACCTCGGCCAGGGGATCGACACTGAGCAGATTTCGGCCCAGTACGAGAACGGCGTCCTCAGTGTCATCATCCCGGTGGTGGAGCGGGCCAAGCCCCGTAAGATCGCCGTCCAAACCTCTGCGGAAGGTTCCGCCATCAACGGCGAAACAGTCGAAGGCAACAGCGCAGTCGAAGGCAACGACCGTGAAACCGTTGGGGCCTAA
- a CDS encoding primosomal protein N', translated as MAADDSTEAVQLSLLHGFTPSAKPVGKAQPASALPIARVLLDSPLPHLDRPFDYLVPADLDADAVPGARVKVRFGGQELPGFITERAAEADTTARLMPLGKVISPQPVLSPQILRLAEAVAARYAGTVHDVLRVAIPPRAARVEKEFTPEARAGSADAGSGADGDSGTGGDSGTGGDSSAAAAGAVSGPAVAPPGPEGAGANPLARYPHGPRFLTHLAAGHRPRAVLSSLGGYGRQDWPAEIAEAVRSTLLSGRGAVVVVPDNKDLSRVQSALTARIGAESFVRLTAEDGPTPRYRSFLQLLHGDVRVAIGTRSAAYAPVQNLGLAVIWDDADDLHAEQRAPYQHTRDVLLLRAELEDAALLLASHSRSTEAQRLVASGWAAGIAAERSTVRAHAPRVVSTTDSFTMERDPLAARARIPHAAWKAAQDGLTRGPVLVQVARTGFSPALSCQDCREPARCRNCSGPLGLASRNGIPACRWCGRPEPMWHCGNCGGTQLRGSTAGAGRTAEELGRAFPSTTVISSAGDHIRTEIPDTPALVVATPGAEPVARGGYAAAILLDGNAMLSRESLRAGEDTLRRWFTAAALVRPAKEKGLVVVTADDSATVGHLLRWDPASAAERELELRRELGLPPAVRYAELTGSREGLDAFITRLELPEGVRTVGPAPLAPAVVPPSGNTQQRDSKSPDGQLGGAGGRYRTLLFFPYTAAPGITAALRSTKAAASARRTGDPVYIRVDGTDVL; from the coding sequence ATGGCCGCCGACGACTCTACCGAGGCCGTGCAGCTTTCCCTGCTGCACGGCTTCACGCCGTCGGCAAAACCGGTAGGGAAGGCGCAGCCGGCTTCCGCCCTGCCGATTGCCCGTGTCCTGCTGGATTCTCCGCTGCCGCACCTGGACCGCCCCTTTGACTATCTGGTCCCCGCGGACCTCGACGCCGACGCTGTGCCCGGCGCCCGGGTCAAGGTGCGCTTCGGCGGCCAGGAACTCCCGGGATTCATCACTGAACGCGCGGCCGAAGCGGACACCACCGCGCGGTTGATGCCGCTGGGGAAGGTAATCTCCCCGCAGCCCGTGCTGTCGCCGCAGATCCTGCGCCTGGCCGAGGCCGTCGCTGCACGCTACGCCGGAACCGTCCATGACGTGCTGCGGGTGGCCATTCCGCCGCGGGCGGCGCGCGTGGAGAAGGAGTTTACTCCCGAGGCGCGGGCCGGATCCGCAGACGCCGGCTCAGGTGCCGACGGCGACTCCGGTACCGGCGGCGACTCCGGTACCGGCGGCGACTCGTCCGCGGCAGCGGCCGGCGCCGTGTCCGGACCGGCCGTCGCCCCGCCCGGACCGGAAGGGGCCGGGGCCAACCCGCTGGCACGCTATCCGCACGGACCGCGTTTCCTGACCCATCTTGCCGCAGGCCACCGCCCCCGCGCTGTGCTCTCCTCGCTGGGCGGCTACGGCCGGCAGGACTGGCCTGCCGAAATTGCCGAGGCTGTCCGGTCCACGCTGCTCTCCGGACGGGGCGCCGTCGTCGTCGTTCCCGACAACAAGGACCTCTCCCGGGTGCAGTCGGCACTTACTGCCCGCATCGGTGCGGAGTCCTTTGTCCGGTTGACGGCCGAAGACGGACCCACTCCGCGCTACCGCAGTTTCCTCCAGTTGCTGCACGGTGATGTCCGCGTGGCCATCGGTACCCGTTCGGCTGCCTATGCGCCGGTGCAGAATCTCGGCCTGGCCGTTATCTGGGATGACGCAGACGACCTGCACGCCGAACAGCGGGCACCCTACCAGCACACCCGCGACGTACTCCTGCTGCGTGCCGAACTGGAAGACGCTGCCCTGCTTCTGGCATCCCATTCGCGGAGCACTGAGGCACAGCGGCTGGTCGCCAGCGGCTGGGCAGCCGGTATAGCCGCCGAACGTTCCACCGTCCGTGCGCACGCCCCGCGGGTGGTCAGCACTACGGATTCCTTCACGATGGAACGCGACCCCCTGGCTGCCCGGGCACGGATACCGCACGCAGCATGGAAGGCAGCGCAGGACGGACTGACGCGCGGACCGGTACTGGTCCAGGTGGCCCGGACCGGTTTCTCGCCGGCGTTGTCCTGCCAGGATTGCCGGGAACCCGCCCGCTGCCGGAACTGCTCCGGTCCGTTGGGCCTGGCCAGCAGGAACGGCATTCCGGCATGCCGCTGGTGCGGACGGCCGGAACCCATGTGGCATTGCGGCAACTGCGGAGGAACCCAGTTGCGGGGCTCCACCGCCGGTGCCGGGCGCACCGCCGAGGAACTGGGCCGTGCGTTCCCCTCCACCACTGTGATTTCTTCCGCCGGCGACCACATCCGGACCGAGATTCCAGACACCCCGGCACTGGTCGTCGCCACCCCCGGCGCCGAACCTGTGGCTCGGGGCGGCTACGCCGCAGCCATCCTGCTGGACGGCAATGCGATGCTGTCCCGCGAATCGCTGCGGGCGGGGGAGGATACCCTGCGCCGCTGGTTTACGGCGGCAGCGCTGGTCCGGCCGGCAAAGGAAAAGGGCCTTGTGGTTGTCACCGCCGATGATTCGGCAACGGTTGGCCATCTGCTCCGTTGGGATCCGGCGTCGGCGGCGGAACGCGAACTGGAGCTGCGGCGCGAACTGGGTTTGCCGCCGGCCGTGCGGTATGCCGAACTGACCGGCTCGCGGGAGGGGCTTGACGCGTTTATCACGCGGCTCGAGCTGCCTGAGGGTGTCCGGACAGTGGGGCCGGCGCCTCTTGCGCCCGCAGTAGTCCCGCCGTCGGGGAATACCCAGCAACGGGACAGCAAGTCTCCGGACGGGCAGCTGGGCGGCGCCGGTGGACGCTACCGGACACTCCTGTTTTTCCCGTACACGGCAGCTCCCGGGATTACGGCGGCCCTGCGTTCAACCAAGGCTGCTGCCTCTGCCCGCCGGACCGGCGATCCCGTCTACATTCGAGTGGACGGAACCGACGTTCTGTAA
- the metK gene encoding methionine adenosyltransferase, with the protein MTFSDTSSPSKPQSNLRLFTSESVTEGHPDKICDQISDAILDGLLKVDPESRVAVETLVTTGLVHVAGEVTTEGYVEIPQLVRDTILDIGYDSSANGFDGARCGVSVSIGQQSPEIASGVFNSLENRTGKVVDPYDAQGAGDQGIMFGYASDETSVLMPTPIWLAHRLSERLTTVRKDGTLPYLRPDGKTQVTVGYDGDRPVSVDSVVVSTQHAAELDLEQLRADMVEYVVNPVLAGTDLDISDVEHIINPGGPFVIGGPVGDAGLTGRKIIVDTYGGFARHGGGAFSGKDPSKVDRSAAYAMRWVAKNVVAAGLARRAEIQIAYAIGMARPVGIYVETFGTETVDPARIADAVKEVFDLRPLGIINGLDLKRPIYQRTAAHGHFGREDEGFTWERKDKVEDLRSYFNV; encoded by the coding sequence GTGACTTTTTCCGATACATCATCCCCCTCCAAGCCGCAGTCCAACCTGCGCCTTTTCACCTCGGAATCCGTCACTGAGGGCCACCCGGACAAAATCTGTGACCAGATCAGTGACGCAATCCTCGACGGCCTGCTCAAGGTCGACCCCGAGTCCCGGGTAGCCGTTGAAACCCTGGTGACCACAGGCCTGGTGCACGTCGCAGGAGAAGTGACCACCGAGGGGTACGTTGAAATCCCGCAGCTGGTCCGCGACACCATCCTGGACATCGGCTACGATTCCTCGGCCAACGGCTTCGACGGCGCCCGCTGCGGCGTGTCCGTCTCCATCGGGCAGCAGTCCCCGGAAATCGCTTCCGGTGTGTTCAACTCCCTGGAGAACCGGACCGGGAAGGTTGTGGACCCCTATGACGCCCAGGGGGCGGGGGACCAGGGCATCATGTTCGGCTACGCCAGCGACGAGACCTCGGTGCTTATGCCCACGCCCATCTGGCTGGCCCACCGCCTCTCCGAACGCCTCACCACCGTCCGCAAGGACGGCACCCTCCCGTACCTGCGTCCGGACGGCAAGACCCAGGTCACCGTGGGTTACGACGGCGACCGGCCGGTTTCCGTGGACTCCGTGGTTGTCTCCACGCAGCACGCCGCGGAGCTGGACCTGGAGCAGCTGCGGGCCGACATGGTCGAGTACGTGGTCAACCCTGTGCTTGCCGGAACCGACCTGGACATTTCGGACGTCGAGCACATCATCAACCCCGGCGGACCGTTCGTCATTGGCGGCCCTGTCGGCGATGCCGGCCTCACCGGCCGCAAGATCATCGTTGACACCTACGGTGGCTTTGCCCGCCACGGCGGCGGCGCCTTCAGCGGCAAGGACCCGAGCAAGGTAGACCGTTCCGCGGCCTACGCCATGCGCTGGGTAGCCAAGAACGTGGTTGCCGCCGGCCTGGCCCGGCGTGCGGAAATCCAGATCGCCTACGCCATCGGCATGGCCCGCCCCGTCGGCATTTACGTTGAAACCTTCGGCACCGAAACTGTGGACCCGGCCCGGATTGCCGACGCCGTGAAGGAAGTCTTCGACCTTCGTCCGCTGGGTATCATCAACGGCCTGGACCTCAAGCGCCCCATCTACCAGCGGACTGCCGCCCACGGCCACTTCGGCCGTGAGGACGAAGGTTTCACCTGGGAGCGCAAGGACAAGGTCGAGGACCTCCGCAGCTACTTCAACGTGTAG
- the coaBC gene encoding bifunctional phosphopantothenoylcysteine decarboxylase/phosphopantothenate--cysteine ligase CoaBC — protein MRIVLGVGGGIAAYKAASLLRLFTEAGHNVTVVPTESSKQFVGVATWEALSGNPVSSSVFDEVEKVNHVRLGHEADLIVVAPATADLLARAAAGQANDLLTNTLLMARGPVVFAPAMHTEMWMHPATTANVATLRSRGAVVLEPGIGRLTGKDTGPGRLPEPDAIFTAALAAVEAHSVEAATTAAASGDLAGTTVTITAGGTREPLDPVRFLGNRSSGKQGTALAEAALAAGARVRLIAAHMDVPAPDGVELIRVETALELRTAAHAAAADSDVVIMAAAVADFRPSQVVDTKIKKRDDEADPVITLVRNPDILQELVQAREAAGTGTPKLIVGFAAETGDATSDVLEYGRKKLARKGCDLLVLNRVGKSLVFGQDETEVRILSPADAAEDAGESAAGTKTDVSARIIARISAELAARTA, from the coding sequence GTGCGCATAGTCCTGGGCGTCGGCGGCGGAATCGCCGCGTACAAGGCCGCGTCGCTGCTGCGGCTTTTCACCGAAGCCGGGCACAACGTCACCGTTGTCCCGACTGAATCCTCCAAGCAGTTCGTCGGTGTCGCAACGTGGGAGGCGCTCTCGGGCAACCCCGTCTCCTCCTCCGTCTTTGACGAAGTGGAGAAGGTCAACCATGTGCGGCTCGGACACGAAGCGGATCTGATCGTGGTGGCCCCGGCCACTGCCGATCTGCTGGCCCGGGCGGCCGCAGGCCAGGCAAACGACCTGCTCACCAACACCCTGCTGATGGCCCGCGGGCCGGTGGTTTTCGCCCCGGCCATGCATACCGAAATGTGGATGCATCCCGCGACCACCGCCAACGTCGCCACCCTGCGCAGCCGGGGTGCCGTGGTGCTGGAACCGGGCATCGGACGGCTTACCGGCAAGGACACCGGCCCCGGCCGCCTGCCGGAACCGGATGCCATCTTCACTGCCGCATTGGCCGCCGTTGAAGCTCACAGCGTTGAAGCTGCAACCACCGCAGCCGCTTCCGGTGATCTGGCCGGCACCACCGTCACCATCACCGCCGGCGGCACCCGCGAACCGCTGGACCCGGTACGGTTCCTCGGCAACCGCTCCTCCGGAAAGCAGGGGACAGCACTGGCCGAAGCAGCGCTGGCGGCCGGCGCCCGGGTGCGGCTCATCGCGGCGCACATGGATGTTCCGGCGCCGGACGGCGTCGAACTGATCCGCGTCGAAACAGCCCTCGAACTGCGTACCGCCGCACACGCGGCCGCCGCGGACTCCGACGTCGTGATCATGGCCGCCGCGGTGGCGGATTTCCGCCCGTCACAGGTGGTGGACACCAAAATCAAGAAGCGCGACGACGAAGCGGATCCCGTGATCACCCTCGTCCGGAATCCCGACATCCTGCAGGAACTGGTCCAGGCGCGCGAAGCAGCCGGAACGGGCACCCCGAAACTCATTGTCGGCTTCGCCGCCGAAACCGGAGATGCCACCTCCGATGTGCTCGAATACGGGCGCAAGAAGCTGGCCCGCAAGGGCTGCGACCTGCTGGTCCTCAACCGGGTCGGCAAATCCCTGGTCTTCGGCCAGGACGAAACCGAGGTGAGGATTCTCTCACCGGCAGACGCCGCAGAGGATGCAGGCGAAAGCGCAGCCGGTACCAAAACCGACGTTTCGGCACGCATCATCGCGCGGATTTCCGCCGAGCTCGCCGCACGCACCGCCTGA
- the rpoZ gene encoding DNA-directed RNA polymerase subunit omega: MENPVSEGIINPPIDDLLEAADSKYALVIYGAKRARQINAYYSQLHEGLFEYVGPLVETKLNEKPLSIALREINDGMLVVRPNENAE, translated from the coding sequence TTGGAGAACCCTGTGTCTGAAGGCATCATCAACCCGCCGATCGACGACCTGCTCGAAGCAGCAGATTCCAAGTACGCGCTGGTCATCTACGGTGCCAAGCGCGCCCGCCAGATCAACGCCTACTACTCCCAGCTGCACGAGGGCCTGTTCGAGTACGTCGGCCCGCTGGTGGAAACCAAGCTGAACGAAAAGCCGCTGTCCATCGCCCTGCGCGAGATCAACGACGGCATGCTCGTAGTGCGCCCGAACGAGAACGCCGAGTAA
- the gmk gene encoding guanylate kinase, translating to MNEVYVSQPRLTVLAGPTAVGKGTVSTYIRDNYPEVWLSVSATTRAPRPGEEDGVHYFFVSAEEFDAMVEQDQMLEWAVVHGRNRYGTLRRTVEAAMAEGRSVLLEIDLQGARQVKKSMPEANFVFLAPPTWDEMVRRLVGRGTETPEEQQQRLETAKLELAAESEFDHTVINDDVQRAAAELVSLMGISPRTR from the coding sequence GTGAATGAGGTTTACGTGTCGCAACCGCGGCTGACAGTTCTGGCAGGTCCAACCGCAGTTGGCAAAGGCACTGTATCCACCTATATCCGGGACAACTATCCCGAAGTCTGGCTTTCCGTCTCGGCCACCACCCGTGCTCCCCGGCCGGGTGAAGAAGACGGCGTACATTACTTCTTCGTCAGCGCCGAAGAGTTCGACGCCATGGTTGAACAGGACCAGATGCTCGAATGGGCAGTGGTCCACGGACGCAACCGCTACGGAACCCTGCGCCGCACCGTGGAAGCAGCCATGGCCGAGGGCCGCAGCGTATTGCTGGAGATCGATCTCCAGGGTGCGCGGCAGGTCAAGAAGTCCATGCCGGAGGCGAATTTCGTGTTCCTGGCCCCGCCTACCTGGGACGAAATGGTCCGGCGGCTGGTCGGGCGCGGAACCGAAACGCCCGAAGAGCAGCAGCAACGGCTGGAAACCGCTAAACTGGAACTTGCTGCCGAGTCCGAGTTCGATCACACCGTCATTAATGATGACGTCCAGCGGGCTGCAGCTGAGCTTGTATCACTCATGGGAATCAGTCCGCGCACGCGCTGA
- the mihF gene encoding integration host factor, actinobacterial type: protein MNLKPLTEAERTLAREKATAARAVRAEVKSRIKSGDLSIEEVILSRSGEEAVGRLKVMDLLRALPGVGERRAAGIMATVGIAPTRRVRGLGVHQRKALIDLLASH from the coding sequence TTGAACCTCAAGCCACTGACAGAAGCCGAGCGTACGCTCGCCCGCGAAAAGGCCACTGCGGCCCGGGCCGTCCGTGCCGAGGTCAAGTCACGTATCAAGTCCGGTGACCTCAGCATCGAAGAAGTCATCCTGTCCCGTTCCGGAGAGGAAGCGGTAGGCCGGCTGAAGGTCATGGACCTGCTGCGCGCCCTGCCTGGTGTCGGGGAGCGCCGCGCAGCTGGAATAATGGCTACGGTAGGTATTGCGCCCACCCGCCGGGTCCGGGGGTTGGGCGTGCATCAGCGCAAGGCGCTGATAGACCTGCTGGCGAGCCATTAG
- the pyrF gene encoding orotidine-5'-phosphate decarboxylase produces the protein MDRRGQLCVGIDPHPELLAQWGLNDDAAGLERFSLTVLAAVGEQVAAVKPQVALYERHGSAGIAVLERLLGECSDAGVLSIADAKRGDIGSTMAAYADAWLRDGSPLAADAVTLSPYLGFGSLRPALDLAAATGRGVFVLALTSNPEGASVQHVGAGGAERSVAARIVDAAAAENAGSGGGSGEELGSVGLVVGATVGTALADLAIDLAASRAPLLAPGLGAQGATAADLRGTFAAAYPNVLATSSRGILRAGPDLRGLREAALRTGSELASVR, from the coding sequence ATGGACCGCCGCGGGCAGCTGTGCGTAGGCATCGATCCGCACCCCGAACTGCTGGCCCAGTGGGGCCTGAACGACGACGCCGCCGGGCTCGAGCGATTCTCCCTCACCGTCCTTGCGGCGGTGGGGGAGCAGGTTGCAGCCGTGAAGCCCCAGGTGGCGCTGTATGAACGCCACGGATCCGCCGGGATCGCGGTCCTCGAACGCCTGCTGGGGGAGTGTTCGGACGCCGGCGTGCTCAGTATCGCCGACGCCAAGCGCGGGGACATCGGCTCCACGATGGCGGCCTATGCGGACGCGTGGCTGCGGGACGGTTCGCCGCTGGCGGCCGACGCCGTGACGCTCAGTCCGTATCTCGGGTTCGGGTCCCTGCGGCCCGCCCTGGACCTTGCCGCCGCCACCGGACGCGGCGTATTTGTCCTGGCACTGACGTCAAACCCGGAAGGGGCGTCCGTTCAGCACGTCGGCGCCGGGGGAGCGGAACGGTCCGTGGCTGCCCGGATCGTCGACGCGGCAGCGGCGGAAAATGCCGGCTCGGGGGGTGGTTCCGGGGAGGAACTGGGCTCCGTGGGACTTGTGGTCGGCGCGACCGTCGGCACGGCACTGGCCGACCTGGCGATCGACCTCGCCGCCTCGCGGGCACCGCTGCTTGCACCGGGACTGGGCGCCCAGGGAGCAACGGCCGCCGACCTGCGCGGAACCTTCGCTGCGGCGTACCCCAATGTCCTGGCTACCTCCAGCCGCGGCATCCTGCGGGCCGGCCCCGATCTCCGGGGCCTCCGTGAGGCAGCACTGCGGACCGGATCGGAGCTGGCATCCGTACGCTAG